The following proteins are encoded in a genomic region of Zea mays cultivar B73 chromosome 9, Zm-B73-REFERENCE-NAM-5.0, whole genome shotgun sequence:
- the LOC103638245 gene encoding uncharacterized protein, which produces MRTRRVQAASMGISESRQKQVYLISLINKGRVVAKGKLVTTDSQREILGAKLGPEYCGVLVEGLENIELGNITNEEVPRPSNQIHTLIDAIGYVIPWPITHVKQARSSSCTRNKLVPAARGQS; this is translated from the exons ATG AGAACTCGAAGGGTTCAAGCTGCCAGCATGGGCATATCAGAATCA AGACAAAAGCAAGTCTACCTTATTTCACTGATAAACAAAGGCAGAGTTGTGGCCAAAGGGAAGTTAGTGACTACAGATAGCCAAAGAGAAATATTAGGAGCAAAGCTTGGACCAGAATATTGTGGGGTTCTTGTTGAAGGCCTTGAAAATATTGAACTTGGCAATATTACAAATGAGGAGGTACCTAGACCATCTAATCAGATTCATACACTAATTGATGCTATTGGCTATGTTATTCCTTGGCCAATTACACAT GTGAAGCAAGCTAGAAGCTCATCTTGTACCCGCAACAAGTTGGTACCTGCAGCACGTGGACAAAGCTAG